The genomic window CCCGAAACCCTTGCAAAGCCCCAGCAAACTTTTGAATTTCAGGACGACAAACAGAATTTTCCCACCGTTTAGCTTGGATATAAATTACATCTAGCCCCAAACGGTCTTCATTGATAATACCGTCTATTCCGCCATCACCACTGCGCCCAACTGTTTTTCCTGCGTCTTTTCGAGTACCACCATAACCCATTTTAACTAATAAATCTACCACCAGTTTTTCAAAGAAAGCTGGAGAAGAAGTTTTAATTGTTTGTAGCAAATCTGATGCTAAGTCTTGTGTCAATTTTTCAATAGCAATCTCTAAATTTTCTTCTGGTGTACGAGTTGTATCTAGATTGGCTTCATTTTCATTAGATATAGGTTTATCTGATTGTTGAGGATAATTTTTAAATTCTAGAAATTCAGGAAACTGATTGAGAAATTTAGCATTAATTTCAACAGGATTGGATGTGATAATATCTAATCCTCTATTAGTTATCTGAAAATAACCTCGCTTTGTTGACTTTATTAACCCTGCTTTCTTCAAATAAGCACGCGCCCATCCTATACGATTATCAAAAGTTGGTTGGCGACCACTAGGTAGTAGCTCTTTTCGTTGTGCTTCGGTTAATTGGAAGTGATCAGCTAGAACCTCAATTGCTTCCCGTAATGAATGTTCCTTTTGGTCGGTAGTCAATTTCAGCAACGGCAGCATTATGGCTTGGTAGTCAGGAATGGGCATACAATCTTTCCAGCAAGGATAAAATCTTACTGGAAGATAGCAATTTATACTTAAATTGGCAAATTAAAAGTACGCCCAGTGCAAAAGGGTAAACAAGTTTGTAGTAAGGACTTTAGTCCTGATTTTTCTAAGGACTAAAGTCCTTACTACGAACAGGCAATTACAAATTAGAAATTGTAACCTACTCCTAATAACAAGCCAACATCAGTTTCATCAACGAAAGCT from Nostoc sp. UHCC 0870 includes these protein-coding regions:
- a CDS encoding restriction endonuclease; its protein translation is MPIPDYQAIMLPLLKLTTDQKEHSLREAIEVLADHFQLTEAQRKELLPSGRQPTFDNRIGWARAYLKKAGLIKSTKRGYFQITNRGLDIITSNPVEINAKFLNQFPEFLEFKNYPQQSDKPISNENEANLDTTRTPEENLEIAIEKLTQDLASDLLQTIKTSSPAFFEKLVVDLLVKMGYGGTRKDAGKTVGRSGDGGIDGIINEDRLGLDVIYIQAKRWENSVCRPEIQKFAGALQGFRAKKGVFITTSTFTSEAKDYVSRIDTKIILIDGETLTNLMIENNVGVAPFAVYEIKKVDSDYFTDS